The following proteins come from a genomic window of Thermoproteus sp.:
- a CDS encoding aspartyl protease, which yields MCCVFYVGLVYVDAVVKNGGVAVPVRLLVDSSVAYTVLEREVWEGLGLRPVDEVELVLADGAVVRRGLSEAVIELPGYGERHSPVILGESEDESLLGVVTLEIFGLVLDPLRREIRRARLLMK from the coding sequence GTGTGTTGCGTATTCTACGTGGGCTTGGTGTATGTAGACGCCGTGGTGAAGAACGGCGGAGTTGCGGTGCCGGTCAGGTTGTTGGTGGACTCAAGCGTCGCCTATACGGTTTTGGAGAGGGAGGTGTGGGAGGGGCTTGGCTTGAGGCCGGTGGACGAAGTCGAGCTGGTTCTGGCGGACGGCGCGGTCGTGAGGCGCGGCCTTTCTGAAGCCGTAATAGAGTTGCCCGGCTACGGCGAGAGGCACTCGCCTGTGATACTTGGCGAAAGCGAGGACGAAAGTCTCCTCGGCGTAGTCACCCTAGAGATTTTTGGCTTGGTCCTAGACCCGTTGAGGAGGGAGATCAGGAGGGCGAGGCTTTTGATGAAATGA
- the cas5 gene encoding CRISPR-associated protein Cas5 — MTRKTPEYVLLRVDFYSPYTSVQFFAEHGRGVPVPPPSTLLGALAAVLYHPTEREVGEEVVEAVRYASFYVPHYQSVENISRHFTWLSQKKQRIKALKAATRLVEGASINEVYKDLKNYANIKSSLEELRKHSPIEVARIAVQVLLMPATRLETYFAESGYLLYVIDDPKVAESARMIYRLGPKESLIAVTPLEVENVQRIRDGAIKTRFYFPRDAARNVINCIETYMFDRPVENPLFSTPRKYCLPNPIEDMLVEPVDGWVPVQIIADGLELSAMVPEHAAP, encoded by the coding sequence GTGACGCGGAAGACGCCCGAGTACGTACTGCTCCGCGTGGACTTCTACTCTCCCTACACCTCGGTGCAGTTTTTTGCGGAGCACGGGAGGGGCGTCCCCGTCCCTCCTCCATCGACCCTCCTGGGCGCGTTGGCCGCCGTGCTGTACCACCCCACAGAGCGCGAAGTGGGCGAAGAGGTGGTCGAGGCCGTGAGGTACGCCTCTTTCTACGTCCCGCATTACCAGTCAGTGGAGAATATCTCGCGGCATTTCACTTGGCTCAGCCAGAAAAAACAGAGAATAAAAGCTCTCAAAGCCGCCACGAGACTAGTTGAGGGTGCCTCTATCAACGAAGTGTATAAAGACTTGAAAAACTATGCCAATATTAAGTCCAGCCTTGAAGAACTAAGAAAACACAGCCCTATCGAGGTGGCAAGGATTGCAGTGCAAGTCTTATTGATGCCGGCTACACGGCTCGAGACCTATTTCGCCGAAAGCGGGTATCTGCTGTACGTAATTGACGACCCCAAGGTTGCAGAGTCTGCACGTATGATTTACAGGTTGGGCCCCAAGGAGTCGTTGATAGCTGTTACTCCTCTCGAAGTAGAGAACGTGCAAAGGATAAGAGACGGCGCGATCAAGACGCGTTTTTACTTCCCACGCGATGCCGCTCGTAATGTTATTAATTGTATTGAGACATATATGTTCGATAGGCCGGTGGAGAACCCACTGTTCAGCACTCCGAGAAAATACTGCCTACCTAATCCTATTGAGGACATGTTAGTAGAGCCAGTGGATGGGTGGGTGCCAGTCCAAATCATCGCCGATGGGTTGGAGCTCTCCGCCATGGTGCCTGAGCATGCCGCGCCGTAA
- the sixA gene encoding phosphohistidine phosphatase SixA has protein sequence MALYLAQHGRAYSEVEDPERRLTPEGVAETERVARLLAASGVRLLEVVHSGRARARQTAEIFARFLGGSVREADGLGPNDDPSIWASRAGGLAGDVMLVGHLPHLSRLLSLLVVGDASREVLRFRYSGVVKLEAAGGRWEVVWYVTPEVAP, from the coding sequence ATGGCGTTGTATTTGGCGCAACATGGGAGGGCCTACAGCGAGGTGGAGGACCCCGAGAGGAGGCTTACTCCTGAGGGGGTTGCGGAGACGGAGAGGGTGGCGAGGCTGTTGGCGGCCTCTGGCGTGAGGCTGTTGGAGGTGGTGCATAGCGGGAGGGCTAGGGCTAGGCAGACCGCCGAGATATTTGCGCGGTTTTTGGGGGGCTCTGTGAGGGAGGCCGACGGGCTTGGCCCCAACGACGACCCCTCCATATGGGCGTCTCGGGCCGGCGGGCTGGCGGGCGACGTGATGTTGGTGGGCCATCTGCCCCACCTCTCTAGGCTCCTGTCGCTCCTTGTGGTGGGCGACGCCTCTAGGGAGGTCCTGCGCTTTAGGTATTCGGGCGTCGTGAAGCTGGAGGCCGCTGGGGGCCGTTGGGAGGTGGTCTGGTACGTGACTCCTGAGGTCGCGCCGTGA
- a CDS encoding DevR family CRISPR-associated autoregulator: MFVSFGLRFRAEVEALNMAESVGNYARHRLAPIILVRRGDDGSIKEYKITMAPAVSGQSVAYGYMAALVQLALERKLPVSDQAKNYEKIGGFFKRADDASLQYDDRVKTCVVEDLTGFMVAKEGGQQRGVMIRRTSPVMFSYLVPDGTSVRGVVMPQLHVRYNLQDPEAQRPFQVEAGTAVYIQGVAIDVDRIGRLSDGSYVQDRKERVQLAFDALKLLYGGLLFGAKKARYNPILEPLGGIASVSDKQFVVSPPRFEDYVDFNVKRAAKYLGNVSFFCFDREGITSCGRRPQAGKQSQNEPSVTKVDTLEELIDAVKAEVLRRL, from the coding sequence ATGTTCGTCTCGTTTGGCCTCCGGTTTAGGGCCGAGGTCGAGGCGCTTAACATGGCCGAGTCTGTGGGGAACTACGCGAGGCACAGGCTTGCGCCTATAATACTCGTGAGGAGGGGGGACGACGGCTCCATCAAGGAGTACAAGATCACCATGGCCCCTGCGGTGTCCGGCCAGTCCGTCGCGTATGGCTATATGGCCGCGTTGGTCCAGCTCGCACTCGAGAGGAAGCTCCCAGTCAGCGACCAGGCTAAAAACTACGAGAAGATAGGGGGCTTCTTCAAGCGCGCCGACGACGCGAGCCTGCAGTACGACGATAGGGTGAAGACCTGCGTGGTCGAGGACCTGACGGGCTTTATGGTGGCCAAAGAGGGGGGCCAGCAGAGGGGCGTGATGATCAGGCGCACGTCCCCAGTCATGTTCAGCTACTTGGTGCCCGACGGCACGTCTGTGAGGGGGGTCGTGATGCCTCAGCTACACGTGAGGTACAACCTACAAGACCCGGAGGCCCAGCGCCCGTTCCAGGTGGAGGCGGGGACTGCGGTCTACATCCAGGGGGTCGCCATCGACGTCGACAGGATAGGGAGGCTGTCCGACGGAAGCTACGTCCAGGACAGGAAGGAGAGGGTACAGCTCGCCTTCGACGCCTTGAAGTTGCTCTACGGCGGCTTGCTGTTCGGCGCCAAGAAGGCCAGATACAACCCGATATTGGAGCCGCTGGGGGGCATCGCCTCGGTCTCCGACAAGCAGTTCGTGGTGTCTCCGCCTAGGTTTGAGGACTACGTCGACTTCAACGTGAAGAGAGCCGCTAAGTACCTAGGCAACGTGTCCTTCTTCTGTTTCGATAGAGAGGGCATAACTAGCTGTGGGAGGAGACCTCAAGCCGGCAAGCAGTCGCAGAATGAGCCCAGCGTTACTAAGGTCGACACTCTGGAGGAGCTCATCGACGCGGTGAAGGCCGAGGTGTTGAGGAGGCTGTAG